The Metabacillus schmidteae genome has a segment encoding these proteins:
- the rpsO gene encoding 30S ribosomal protein S15: protein MAITQERKNELIAQYKTHESDTGSPEVQIAILTEDINNLNDHLRVHKKDHHSRRGLLKMVGKRRNLLTYLRNKDVTRYRELINKLGLRR from the coding sequence ATGGCTATCACACAAGAACGTAAAAACGAACTTATCGCTCAATACAAAACACATGAGTCTGATACTGGATCTCCAGAGGTTCAAATTGCTATCCTTACAGAGGACATCAATAATCTTAACGATCACTTACGTGTTCACAAAAAAGACCACCATTCTCGTCGCGGTCTATTAAAAATGGTAGGTAAACGTCGTAACTTATTAACTTACCTACGTAATAAAGACGTAACTCGCTATCGTGAGTTAATCAACAAGCTTGGATTACGTCGATAA
- the ribF gene encoding bifunctional riboflavin kinase/FAD synthetase: MKRINLSHPHHLDRSEQPEMVLALGYFDGVHKGHQKVILKAKEIAEDSGLKSAVMTFHPHPLVVLRKQEDIEYITPLNEKIRLIEQMGIDFLFVVEFTKEFASLLPQQFVDEFIINLNAKHVVAGFDFTYGHLGKGSMETMPFHSREQFLHTTVEKLTDHDRKVSSSLIREVIHRGDVTYAEILLGRPHSVNGTVIHGDKRGRTIGFPTANIEVEENYLLPPTGVYAVSILVEGKSYEGVCNIGYKPTFKDEQAIKPSIEVHIFDFQNEIYGKNVSVYWYKRIRSEQKFHNVDELIAQISKDKEQSQEFFQKKMV, from the coding sequence GTGAAACGAATTAACCTGTCTCACCCACATCATTTAGATCGTTCAGAACAACCTGAGATGGTTTTGGCCCTAGGTTATTTTGATGGGGTACATAAAGGGCATCAAAAAGTCATACTAAAGGCAAAGGAAATTGCTGAGGATTCAGGATTGAAAAGTGCTGTTATGACATTTCATCCACATCCGCTCGTTGTTCTTAGAAAGCAGGAAGACATAGAATATATAACACCCCTAAATGAAAAGATTAGATTAATTGAACAAATGGGTATCGATTTTTTATTTGTAGTAGAATTCACAAAGGAATTTGCTTCCTTATTACCTCAACAATTTGTTGATGAATTTATTATTAATCTTAATGCTAAACATGTTGTTGCAGGATTTGATTTTACTTATGGCCACTTAGGTAAAGGGTCTATGGAGACTATGCCATTTCATTCAAGAGAGCAGTTTTTACATACAACTGTTGAAAAATTAACTGATCATGATCGAAAAGTAAGTTCATCACTTATACGAGAAGTAATACATCGTGGTGATGTGACATACGCTGAAATCCTGCTCGGCAGACCGCATTCTGTTAACGGGACAGTTATACATGGTGATAAACGAGGCAGAACTATAGGGTTTCCAACTGCAAACATAGAGGTGGAAGAAAACTATTTATTACCTCCAACCGGCGTTTATGCAGTTTCAATTCTCGTAGAGGGTAAAAGTTATGAAGGTGTGTGTAATATAGGATATAAACCTACTTTTAAAGATGAACAAGCGATAAAACCAAGTATAGAAGTTCATATTTTTGACTTTCAGAACGAAATTTATGGTAAAAATGTATCAGTTTACTGGTATAAACGTATAAGAAGTGAACAAAAGTTCCATAATGTAGATGAACTCATTGCACAGATATCAAAGGATAAAGAACAGTCTCAAGAATTCTTTCAGAAAAAGATGGTTTAG